The Sphingobacteriales bacterium genomic sequence TAAACTTTGGGCAAATTTACTAATAAACTGCCAATAAATTCGTTTAGTTTTATAATTTATTTAACTTCATGCAAATTGAGTTTAATACAAATTTTCAAAAGGCATTGCAAGCCATGGAGCATACAAATGAACATTTGTTTATAACCGGGCGAGCTGGTACTGGCAAAAGCACTTTGTTAAAATTTTTTAGCCATCATACGGCAAAAAACGTAGTATTATTAGCGCCTACGGGCATTGCCGCATTAAATATTGGCGGGCAAACAATCCATTCTTTTTTTGGATTTCCGGCGCACCCGGTTTACGATAAACATATCCGGAAAAGAAAAAACAAAGCTCTTTTTGAAAACATTGACGCTTTGGTTATTGATGAAATTTCAATGGTCAGAGCCGATTTGCTCGACGCAATTGACCGATTTATGCGTTTAAATGGCCGGATGCGCAATTTACCCTTTGGTGGCTCGCAGGTAATTTGTATAGGCGATTTATACCAATTGCCTCCCGTCATTTCAACAAAAGAAGAAAAACAATTATTAGAATATTTGTACGAAACACCTTTTTTTTATAGTGCACACGTATTAAAAGAAGTAAACTTTAACTATATTGAACTTAAAAAAATATACCGGCAAACCGATGGGCATTTTTTAAACCTCTTAGAAGCAGTACGTACCAATAATTTAGAGCAGGAAGATTATATGCTGCTTAAATCGCGACATCATCCGGAATTTAAACCGCCCAAAGATTCTTGTTACATTGTGCTAACGGCCACTAACGAGCAAGCTCGGCTTATCAACGAACAAGAAATGAATCAATTAGAAACACCTGCCCAAATCTACGAAGGTTTTATAAAAGGTGAGTTTGCCCGCGAACAACTTCCGTGCGATTATAATTTGTACCTAAAAGAAGGCGCGCAAGTGATGTTTGTTAAAAACGACCCCTACCACCGTTGGGTAAATGGCACAATTGGCAGGGTGTATATGCTTCGGCCAGATGTGGTTGGGGTAGAAATAACAACCGAGACAGGGGAGATAGCACAACATTTAATACCACAAACTAAATGGGAAATAATGCGCTATGTTTACAACGAAACAGAACAAAAAATTACTACCGAAATACTTGGCAGTTTTACCCAATATCCGCTAAAATTGGCTTATGCAATTACCATCCACAAAAGCCAAGGCAAAACTTTTGAGCAGGTAATAATTGATTTAGGACGTGGTGCTTTTGCCCCGGCCAGGTATATGTAGCCCTAAGCCGTTGTACTTCCCTTGCGGGAATCGTTTTGAAACGTCAAATCAAGTATTGGGATGTGAAAACAGACGAGCGTATCGTTGAATTTACCAATTTACACAAAATATACAATTAATATACCTATAATCTTCTGCGATATTGCCCATCGCTTGCTAATTGTCAACTGTTTTTAAAGCAATAAAAGTTAGGACTCGTTTTCCATCGAAGCCAACACCCATCTAATTTCATGAAATTCAATTTCTGTGGGTAGTAGGTCTTTAACCATTTTTAGGTTTGGATTTTCTTGGTTTTTTACCCTTTGTAAAGCCACCATTATGATGCTAATTTGTTTAGGGGTAATTAATTGCTCAATATCAATTTGCCCGTTGGCAATGTATTTTGTTAAGTGTCCACAAATAGTTGAATAGGCTAAATTGCGTTTGCTGGCAATTTGTGCAGGGGTTAATCCTTGTTCAAATAGCTTGTAACTTTCTTCAAAGGTATTTAGTTTGGAAGGTTGGGCTTTTTCTGTTTTGGGTGTATTATTTTTTGTTTTAGTTTCTTTTGTTGCCAGTGGCATATTGCCATTTAGGTCGTGTTGTTGCATGTATTGAATAATAATGCTCAGGAAACGCATTCCGTACATGGCAATTTTAGTTTTACCAAATCCGGTAATTTGTAATAATTCGTTTAGCGAAGCGGGCAAATACAGTACCATTTCCTTTAAAGTATTGTTCGACAACACCATATAAATGGGCTTGTCGGTTTCTTCACAAATATCGTCGCGCAGGTTTTGAAGTTTTTTATACAGTTTAGGGTGAGGAGTTTCGCTATCTTGTTGTGTGGATTTCCGGATGGCGTATATGCTCAATTTTTCATCCGGATATTTAATTTTTAGTTTATGTTGTATAAAATCCGGAAAATGAAAGCCATTTAAAGCGCAATAGCCCAATAAATATTTTTTCTCATAACAAGCATCGTGCAGTATTTGCAGTTGGGCGTTGATATGAGCGGCGGTTTCTTTGCTTTCGGTTATTAAGGGGTTATTTTTAATTTGATTCAGAATTTCTTGCAACTGTGTTATAAAATAGGTGGCTGCTTGATTGATGCGTGTTTGCAGCGGTTGGTGGTTTGCCACTTGCGGCGCTTGTTCTAAAAGGGTTTGCAGTTGGGGTTTAAATTTATTAGCAATGGCAAAAAGGGTGTTTATTTGTTCGTAAAACGGTAAAATCCAAGTTTGGTGGGTGGTTTTGGTGTTAAGTTGGTCGTTATTGGCAATTATTACGCTGTTTAGCTCGTTTTTTAATTCGTAAACAGCCTCGCAGTCAAATAAATGAATCAAAATGCTCCGGTAATATTGATTTTGAGCTAAAGTTAATAAGGTGGGCAGTTGATTGAGGGCTGTTTTTTTCTGCTCGAACCCCGACACTTTGTTATTTCTTAAAATATTATGTCGATTTATTGGGGTACTAAGCGTTAATCCGGATAAACTGCGGCAACGGCTAAGTGCTACATAAACCTGCCCTGCCGTAAACGATTCGGAGGCATCTAATATCATTTCATCAAAAGTTAAGCCCTGGCTTTTGTGAATGGTAATAGCCCAAGCTAAGCGCAAAGGATATTGTGTAAATTTGCCTATAATTTCTTCGTGCAGGTGTTTGGTAGTGTTGTCTATACTGTAGGTAATATTATGCCATTCGTGGGGACTTACTTCAATTTCTATGTCTTCGTCTTCATTTTCGTCGCTAGGGCAAATAACTTTTATGGTGTTGGCATTGAGGTACGAAACAGTACCAATTTTGCCGTTGTAGTAGTTTTTTTCCGGATTATTTTTTAAAAACATAACCCTAGTGCCCTTTTTAAGCGTAAGTTCGGCATCGGCGGGGTAGTTTTTATCTAAAAATTGCCCTTCGACCTGGCAAGAATAGGTAAAACTTGGAGATTTAATGTGGGCTAAATTTGTGGTATTAATTTCGTCGGCTTTTCGGTTGTGGGTAGTTAGGGTAATGCTGTTTTGGTAGGTTTGCGCACTTATTTGAGGTTGGTAATGGCTGTTAAGCAGTTGCAAGGTTTGGTCGTCGAGTTGGTTATTGCGCACTTTGTTTAAAATTTCGATAAAATTTGTTTCGTTTTGTCGGTAAATTTTTGTCAGTTCAATGTAAACAGGTGGATTGTTGCTAATAGCCAAACTATCGAAAAAAAACGGGCTTTGATACACCTCACTAAGCAGTTGCCACTCGGCTTGTGGTACTACTGGGGGCAGTTGGTGCATATCGCCAATTAGCAGGATTTGAACACCGCCAAAGGGCTCGTTCCAACGCCGGCGCGTTTGCCTAAGTGTAACATCAATTTGGTCAAGCAAATCGGCACGCACCATACTAATTTCGTCAATAATTAGCAACTCTAAACTTCTGAAAATGGCAAGTCGGTGATTATTGTATTTTAAAACGGGCAGGTTTTTTTGTGTTAAGGACAACAGCCCGTCACTTGGACGCAAAGTGGGCAAAAATGGTGTAAACGGGAATTGAAAAAACGAGTGAATAGTGGTTCCATTGGCATTTATGGCAGCCACACCCGTAGGAGCCAGCACAGCCATTTGTTTAAAGGTATTTTGCCGGATGTATTTAAGCAAAGTAGTTTTACCCGTGCCAGCTTTACCTGTTAAAAATAAATTGCTGTTAGTTTCGTTTATAAAACTAATTACCTGCTTAAATTGGTCGTTAATTTCGAGTACTTCTTTTGCCATTTAGCAAAGAAACGATTAATTTTTGTAGGATTAAAATTATTATCCGGAAAAAAGTAAACAATACCGCCTTTCGTTTAAATGCGTTTAACTACTAAATCCGGATTTTAATGCTATAAATAAGGTATCTTTGTGCTTCTATTATATCGGCCTGCCTATAAACAATTTCTTAAATCTGCTTTCAAACACAATATAATTAACATGTTTATGAATTTTATTTTGTTTTTATCAAACAGGGGATTAAAATTTATAGCACTTTGCCTGTTTGCCTTAGCATTAACAAGCACTACAAGCGCATGCTTTAAGCGCAGCGCTCCACAAGGGAAGAAAAACAATAATCAAACTACCATTTTACAACCCTTGCCCCCCGATAAAAACGCTACAACCACCCAAACGCCTACCAATAATAGCACTGAAAATAACAACACTACCACGCCAACCAAACAGCCCGAAAGCAGCAACACCAATTCGCAACCCACAAAACAACCCAATACCCAACATACAACAACAACTGCACCGCCCGTAAACACCACGTTACCGCCCGAAACAACACAAATAAAAGAATCGAAAATACCGGCAATAATTAATATGGGTATTATGTTGCCCTTTAATTTGGCAAGCTACGAGACCTCAACAGAAATAAAACAATTAAGCGACAATTCGGCGGTGGCCGTTGATTTTTATCAGGGTGCGCTATTGGCGTTACAGGATTTGGAACAAAGTGGCTTACAATTAAATTTAGAAGTTTTTGATATCAACAACCAAGCACAAAAAGCCAGCGAGTTATTTAACGATTACAGGCCAAAAAACATGCACCTGATTATTGGGCCGGTGCATAATGCGCCGCTTGCCGAAATAGCTAAAATAGCCTTGCGCAACAAAACCATACATGTTTCGCCTTTGTCGCCCTCGCACAAAGTGGCAAGTAATAACCCGTACTATTTTGTGGCCACTCCTACAGTTGAAACGCAATGCGCCGCTATGTTCGAGTATATTTGTAAAGCAAACAACACCAACAACAAACGTATTTTAGCCATAAGCAGCTCGTCGCCTAACGAGCTTGCCCTGGCAAATTTGTTTCATCACATAGCTATTAATAGCACCGAGCCCGAAAAATACGGCTACGTAAATGTACAGCAAATACTATACGATAAAAACCTAAACACCGACATTGAAAGTTTTTTATCGCCAACCGAACCTAATATGGTGGTTGTAACTTCGTTCGATGAAAAAACCATTATTCCGGTTATTATGAAATTAAATGCCTTGCAAAAAAAATATCAAATTACTTTGTTTGGTATGCCAACCTGGTTAGACATGGAGATAATTCCACACGAATATTTGGCTAATCTTAATTTTCATATATCAGCACCATATTGGGGTAACCCTGCCAACCCCAACTATCAGCCGTTTAAACAAAACTATCAATTGCGGTGGGGCTACTTGCCCAGCAAAAATGCAGCTATTGGGTACGATATTACAAAGTATTTTGTTCAAATGATACAAAAATACGGTACTGACATGGCAAATCACCTTGGCGATAATTCATTTAAAGGTATGTTAAACGACTTTGAGTTTAGCAGCTCTGGTCCGGATTTTTACCTTCAGCCTGCTTTGCAAAAGCCTTTCGATTTTTGGGAAAACAAAGCTACCAATATTTTGCGATTTCGCCCCGACTTCACCTTTGAACGGGTTAATTACTAAAGTTTGACGATGCAAAACAAAAACGCTTTGCAAGCCCTGTTTGTGGCTAATACTATATCGGGGTTTGCACAAGGCATTAGTATGATTGGTATTCCGTGGTATTTTGTAGATGTACTAAATAAACCATCGGAGTTTGCGTATATTTATAGTGTAGTTACTTTGGTTTCGATGATATGGAGTTTATATGCCGGTACCCTAAACGACCGTTACGACCGCAAATATTTATTTGTTTTTGAGAATATTATAGGTGCTTGTATTTTATTTATTGTATCGGGTTGGGCTTACTATACAAACAGCACACCTATAGAAATGCTTATTTTGGTTTTTGCTTCTATTTTTTTCCTATACAATATTCATTATCCGGCGCTATACGCCTTTGTTCAAGAAATATCTGAGCCAAAACATTACAACAAATTAACTTCGTACTTAGAAATTCAAGGTCAATTAACCAGCGCATTAGCAGGTGGCATGGCGGCAATAATGCTAAATGGCTACTCGGGCAAACCACTGCTTACCCTGTTTAATTACGATATTGTTTTGCCGTTTACCTTTGAAGCATGGCCACTAAAAAGTATATTTCTGTTAAATGCTATTGCTTTTGTTATAGCCTTGCTAACAGTTAATAGTATAAAATACAAAGCCGTTGCAGTTCGTAAAATTGAGAAAGCGCCTGTTTTTAAGCAATTGGCCACCGGATTTAGTTTTTTACAACAGCACAAATTATTATTGCTTTTTGGAGTGGTGTCGTTATTTGTGTTTGCAACCACCATGATGCTTACTTTTGTGCTAATGCCCAACTATACCAAAAACGTGTTAAATGCGAGTGCCAATACCTTTGCCCTTGGCGAACTGTACTTTGCCCTTGGCTCAATAGGTGCGGGCTTGGTAGCTATTATTATATTTGGGCGCAACCCAGTTCTTGGCAATATTTTATTGGCTGTGTTAAGCGGTTCAGCTTTTATTGTTTTAAGTTTTAACAAATCGGAGTTTATTTTTTACATAGCCATTGCCTTGTTAGGGTTAGGAAACGCGGGCAGCCGCATTATGCGCATTACCTATTTATTGCAACATGTACCTAATAGCGTGGTAGGCCGAACCCAAAGTATTTACTCGTTAGCAAACTATATTAACCGTTTTTTATTCATACAATTATTTGCTTTGCCGTTCTTCGTCAACAATGTTGATTGGGCTTTTGTTATTTGTAGTATTTGGTGTTTGATAGCAGCTATTTTATTGCTAATTTATTATAATAGGTTGCAAAATTTAAATATAAGTACTAATCACTAATTACTATAACTCCAACTCATGGCTGATGGCTAATGGCTGATGGCTGATGGCTGATAGCTTTGGGCTGGTGGCTGATGGCTAATGGCTGATGGCTGATGGCTGATAGCTGTGGGCTGTTGGCTATTGGCTTTTGGCTGATGGCTGATAGCTTTTGGGTGTTGGCTGTTGGCTAATGGCTAATGGCTAATGGCTGATGGTTAATGGCTGATGGCTTTTAGCTCACAATTTATAACTTATAATTAATAACTCGTATATGCAACAGTTTTATGCCCCCGGCAAACTACTTATTACAGGCGAATATGCTGTTTTAGACGGTGCCTGGGCTTTAGCATTACCTACCCGACTGGGGCAAACCTTAACGGTAACACCCACTCAAATACAAAATAACAAGCCGGCTGTTTATTGGCAAAGTATTGACGAGTTAGGGCAGGTTTGGTTAGAGACCGAGCTTCTATACCCAAATTTTATGCCCGGCACAGCGCCCATAAATCCCGAAAAACTTACTTTGCAACGTTTGTTTCAAACTATTGAGCAACTAAACCCAAGTCTTAGCATCTTTACCCAACAACCCGCACTACAATTTACAACCCGCTTGCAGTTTAACCGGCATTGGGGCTTGGGCAGCAGCGCAACCCTTTCAACTTTAATGGCTACGTGGGCAGGGGTAAATGCTTATCAACTAAATAATACCTTGTTTGGCGGGTCGGGCTACGATGTGGCCGTTGCCTTGCACGCCCAGCCTTTGCTGTACCGGCTGCCCAACGCACAAAACTTTACTCCGGATGTACAGATTTTACCCAACTACAACCCGCCTTTGGCGCAATATTTATATTTTTGTTATACCGGCCAGAAGCAAAACTCCCGCCACGCCATTGAATACTACCGTCAGCAAGGCAAACACCAGCACCCGAACTTAATAGAAACTATTAGTAAACTTAGCCTTGAAATAGCTAATGCCACTACCCTACCCCAGTTTTGCCAGCTTATTACCCAGCACGAAAATTTAATTGCGCGCTGCTTAAATTTACCCCCTTTATTGCAAACTCCACTATTAAAAGGCTTGCCCGGTGCGGCAAAATCTCTGGGGGCATGGGGCGGTGATTTTGTTTTGGTTGCCACCGAAATGCCACAAACCGAACTTAAACTTCGCTATTTTAATAAACCCCATCAAGTAGTATTAACCTATAACCAAATGATTGCGCTCCTTAACGAACCCCTTTAAGCCACCAGCTATACAAATACTGCCAAATAGTTGGATGATACCATTGTTTGCTTTTTTGTTTGTTAGAACTGGCAACAGATAATACATTTTTATCTTGATGGTCATTCGCAATAATACTCAAAATTCCAGCTAAAAGAAAAGGCAAGGCTGCCGCTAACTGTAACAACGGGTAGGTAGCAAAATGGTCGGCTTTAGCATCCGGATAAATAGTAACCCAATGCAGCACCTCACCTGTATCAACACCCGCATCAACCAAATGGATGGTAGCACCACAATTTTGCGCGTCATTATTAGCCAACGCCCAATACCCCCCATGTACACCCCGGTAAGCAGGCGTAATACCGGCATGTATATTAAGTACAGGGCAGCCCACCGCTTGCAAAAATTTTTTACTGGCAATACGTGTGCCCGATAATACAATACAATCGGGTTTGAGTTTTTGGATATAAGCTAACGTTTCCGGAAGGTTTATACTGGCTACCTTAAATATAACTTTATCCGGAATTTCATTAGCGCTCAATTTATTTATCCGGATGATTTCGGCTTGTCTTTTTTTGCCTAAATGGTATAAAACAGGCTGCACCAGCGTTTGAAACAATATTTGCCCAAATACAGTTGTCAAGCCCAATTTTTTAGCTCTGCTGCGCAATAATTTCCACTTCGAAATTGGTTTTTCAATAATAACTGCTTCAATTTGACAGCTATCTTGCAAATAATTGTATATAATATTGGCAGAGGTGCCCTTTGTTGCCAAAATTACAATTTTTGGGATATTTGATGGCCGTAGTAGCATAGCGCAAATTTAGGCAATTTCTTTTCGGGATGCTTGGGCTATTGCCTGCATCGTATTATTTTGAAAATTATATTTTTGTTGCAAAACCTTATAGTGGTGCAAAATTTTTCGCAAAAAGTTTATATTTTGCTTTAAGTTTTGCCCAAAATTATGTGGGTGCCACCATAAATGGTATGTTTTTTGGTTTTTAGCAGCATAGGTCATGGCATTTGTTATGCGGCGCAGCCTTAGCGGGTCAAAAAAAGCCAAATTAGGTGAATAGGGGCGCAAAAATCGCGAGGCT encodes the following:
- a CDS encoding MFS transporter encodes the protein MQNKNALQALFVANTISGFAQGISMIGIPWYFVDVLNKPSEFAYIYSVVTLVSMIWSLYAGTLNDRYDRKYLFVFENIIGACILFIVSGWAYYTNSTPIEMLILVFASIFFLYNIHYPALYAFVQEISEPKHYNKLTSYLEIQGQLTSALAGGMAAIMLNGYSGKPLLTLFNYDIVLPFTFEAWPLKSIFLLNAIAFVIALLTVNSIKYKAVAVRKIEKAPVFKQLATGFSFLQQHKLLLLFGVVSLFVFATTMMLTFVLMPNYTKNVLNASANTFALGELYFALGSIGAGLVAIIIFGRNPVLGNILLAVLSGSAFIVLSFNKSEFIFYIAIALLGLGNAGSRIMRITYLLQHVPNSVVGRTQSIYSLANYINRFLFIQLFALPFFVNNVDWAFVICSIWCLIAAILLLIYYNRLQNLNISTNH
- a CDS encoding amino acid ABC transporter substrate-binding protein, coding for MNFILFLSNRGLKFIALCLFALALTSTTSACFKRSAPQGKKNNNQTTILQPLPPDKNATTTQTPTNNSTENNNTTTPTKQPESSNTNSQPTKQPNTQHTTTTAPPVNTTLPPETTQIKESKIPAIINMGIMLPFNLASYETSTEIKQLSDNSAVAVDFYQGALLALQDLEQSGLQLNLEVFDINNQAQKASELFNDYRPKNMHLIIGPVHNAPLAEIAKIALRNKTIHVSPLSPSHKVASNNPYYFVATPTVETQCAAMFEYICKANNTNNKRILAISSSSPNELALANLFHHIAINSTEPEKYGYVNVQQILYDKNLNTDIESFLSPTEPNMVVVTSFDEKTIIPVIMKLNALQKKYQITLFGMPTWLDMEIIPHEYLANLNFHISAPYWGNPANPNYQPFKQNYQLRWGYLPSKNAAIGYDITKYFVQMIQKYGTDMANHLGDNSFKGMLNDFEFSSSGPDFYLQPALQKPFDFWENKATNILRFRPDFTFERVNY
- a CDS encoding formyl transferase translates to MLLRPSNIPKIVILATKGTSANIIYNYLQDSCQIEAVIIEKPISKWKLLRSRAKKLGLTTVFGQILFQTLVQPVLYHLGKKRQAEIIRINKLSANEIPDKVIFKVASINLPETLAYIQKLKPDCIVLSGTRIASKKFLQAVGCPVLNIHAGITPAYRGVHGGYWALANNDAQNCGATIHLVDAGVDTGEVLHWVTIYPDAKADHFATYPLLQLAAALPFLLAGILSIIANDHQDKNVLSVASSNKQKSKQWYHPTIWQYLYSWWLKGVR
- a CDS encoding helix-turn-helix domain-containing protein → MAKEVLEINDQFKQVISFINETNSNLFLTGKAGTGKTTLLKYIRQNTFKQMAVLAPTGVAAINANGTTIHSFFQFPFTPFLPTLRPSDGLLSLTQKNLPVLKYNNHRLAIFRSLELLIIDEISMVRADLLDQIDVTLRQTRRRWNEPFGGVQILLIGDMHQLPPVVPQAEWQLLSEVYQSPFFFDSLAISNNPPVYIELTKIYRQNETNFIEILNKVRNNQLDDQTLQLLNSHYQPQISAQTYQNSITLTTHNRKADEINTTNLAHIKSPSFTYSCQVEGQFLDKNYPADAELTLKKGTRVMFLKNNPEKNYYNGKIGTVSYLNANTIKVICPSDENEDEDIEIEVSPHEWHNITYSIDNTTKHLHEEIIGKFTQYPLRLAWAITIHKSQGLTFDEMILDASESFTAGQVYVALSRCRSLSGLTLSTPINRHNILRNNKVSGFEQKKTALNQLPTLLTLAQNQYYRSILIHLFDCEAVYELKNELNSVIIANNDQLNTKTTHQTWILPFYEQINTLFAIANKFKPQLQTLLEQAPQVANHQPLQTRINQAATYFITQLQEILNQIKNNPLITESKETAAHINAQLQILHDACYEKKYLLGYCALNGFHFPDFIQHKLKIKYPDEKLSIYAIRKSTQQDSETPHPKLYKKLQNLRDDICEETDKPIYMVLSNNTLKEMVLYLPASLNELLQITGFGKTKIAMYGMRFLSIIIQYMQQHDLNGNMPLATKETKTKNNTPKTEKAQPSKLNTFEESYKLFEQGLTPAQIASKRNLAYSTICGHLTKYIANGQIDIEQLITPKQISIIMVALQRVKNQENPNLKMVKDLLPTEIEFHEIRWVLASMENES
- a CDS encoding GHMP kinase; translated protein: MQQFYAPGKLLITGEYAVLDGAWALALPTRLGQTLTVTPTQIQNNKPAVYWQSIDELGQVWLETELLYPNFMPGTAPINPEKLTLQRLFQTIEQLNPSLSIFTQQPALQFTTRLQFNRHWGLGSSATLSTLMATWAGVNAYQLNNTLFGGSGYDVAVALHAQPLLYRLPNAQNFTPDVQILPNYNPPLAQYLYFCYTGQKQNSRHAIEYYRQQGKHQHPNLIETISKLSLEIANATTLPQFCQLITQHENLIARCLNLPPLLQTPLLKGLPGAAKSLGAWGGDFVLVATEMPQTELKLRYFNKPHQVVLTYNQMIALLNEPL
- a CDS encoding AAA family ATPase, giving the protein MEHTNEHLFITGRAGTGKSTLLKFFSHHTAKNVVLLAPTGIAALNIGGQTIHSFFGFPAHPVYDKHIRKRKNKALFENIDALVIDEISMVRADLLDAIDRFMRLNGRMRNLPFGGSQVICIGDLYQLPPVISTKEEKQLLEYLYETPFFYSAHVLKEVNFNYIELKKIYRQTDGHFLNLLEAVRTNNLEQEDYMLLKSRHHPEFKPPKDSCYIVLTATNEQARLINEQEMNQLETPAQIYEGFIKGEFAREQLPCDYNLYLKEGAQVMFVKNDPYHRWVNGTIGRVYMLRPDVVGVEITTETGEIAQHLIPQTKWEIMRYVYNETEQKITTEILGSFTQYPLKLAYAITIHKSQGKTFEQVIIDLGRGAFAPARYM